GTCCTCTCGGACCACCGGGACTTCACCGACGAGGAGGCCGCCGAACTCGAATCGGCGGCCGACCTGCGGGTTCGCCTCGGGCCGACACTGCTACACGCCGACGACGCGGTCGCGGTCGCCCACCACTTCCTCGACACCGACGGCTACGAGCGGTTCTGACCGTCGGGAAGCGCAACCGACAAGACCCCGCCGTCGCATCTTGCGACGAACGACATGTCCGAGCGAACGCGACTGGTCGTCGTCTGCGGGCTGCCGGGGACGGGGAAGACGACGGTCGCCAGGACCGTCGGCGAGCGCCTCGGGGCGACGCTCCTGCGGACCGACGTGGTGCGAAAGGACCTGTTCCCCGAGCCGTTGTACGCCGACGCCGAGACCCGCGCGACCTACGACGCGGTGTTCGAGCGCGCGAGCGACGCCCTCGACCGCGGCCGTCCCGTCGTCCTCGACGGCACCTTCCGGCGGGCGCCGCTGCGCCGGCGGGCCCGCGCGCTCGCGGCCGGCGCGGACGCGGCCTTCGACCTCGTCCGGGTGACCTGCGCCGAGGACGTCGTCCGCGAGCGGATCGCCGCGCGCGAGGGCGACGAGAGCGACGCCGACTTCGAGGTCCACCGCCTCCTGCGCGCGGAGTTCGAGCGCCCGGCGATCGACCACCACGTCGTCGACAACTCGGGGACCGAAGCCGAGACCCGCCGGCAGGTAGAATCGCTGCTCTGACCGCGCGGGTGGCGTCCAGGCGTCCCGGCAGGGGGTTTTCGGAAGCGTTAAACGACCGGACGCCCACGGTTCGAGTGCGGGCCGGTGGGGTAGCTTGGTATCCTTCGGCCTTCGGGTGGCCGTAACCGCAGTTCGAATCTGCGCCGGCCCACTTCTCCCGCACTTCAAACCGCCGAGCGGCGCGGCTGCGACGCGAGGCAACCGACGTGCGGGAGTCGACGACGGCGCGCAGATTCGAATCAGGGAGGAGCTTCGCTCCGACCGTGGTTCGACATCTGCGCCGGCCCACTTCTCCCGCATCGCAACGCGAGGACCGGAGTGACGAGTCTGCGCGGGCGAACGGACCCGAGCAGCAGCGAGGTCGTGGTCAACGACGACGGTACGGTCCGGCTCTTTTCCGAGAAGAGCCGTCGGGTGATCGCAGCGCTCGCCGCGGACCTCGAACGGAAAGATAACCAACGCCGCCCCGCGTCGCTCCCGTCTTGTACTACCTCTCGTCGAACGCCCGCTGATCCGTGTCAGCGAAGTCGAGGATTTCGGATCACGCCGTCTCCGTAACGACCACCTCCAATCGCTCGGATTCAGCCGACAGAACCGCGTCGGTCAGGCGAACGACCGCCGCGTAATGTTCGGGCGGATTCGACTGCAACACGGCGGCTTTGAACTCACCGAACCACTGCTCGAGGTGGTCCCGGATGAACGTACGCTGCCGTTCGACGCTTTCGACGTCGCCGCTCGCTTCCCTGGCCCGCAACTCGCCGAGAAACTGGAGTTCGATACCGACGTGGTCCGCCGGTTCGTGTTCGTCGTCGTCCGTGATGTCCAGACCGGCTTCCCTGTACTCGTTGCGCACTGCCGTGGTCGACGCGCCGTAGATGGTCCCCTCACGATAGAGGGACTCGTACGGCGGGTCCGGTGACGCCTCGGAAAGTCCCCGGAAGAGACGCGGAAAGGCTGGCGAGACGTCTTCGACGTCGTCGCGGTCGGTCTCGCGAATCGTTTCCAGGGGGGATTCGACGTTCGCGGGCAGTGTTCCGTCGGCGTGGGTGAGCCAGGCGTCGGCCCACTCGCCGAGTGCGTCGAGTTGGTCGGCCGTCGGTGGTTCGAGATATACCTCTCCGAGGGTCCGATAGACGCGGGCGGTCGCAGTCGTGGTGATGGCCGTCATGGTGGTGCTATCTCTCGTGACTATTCACCGGCCTGTTCGACTGTCCCCACTGGAACCAGCGGCAGGAGCTTCGACAGGACGACGAACCCCAGGACCACCAGCGACACCGTTCCGATCACGTGGGCCCACTCCGCCAGTGACGGGACGTACTCGCTGACCGGGTACAACATTTCGGGGTACGTCAGACCCCCGACGACCAGGACCGTCTCCATTCCGAGGATGCCGACGAGCAGAACGACGCTCGACAGCAGGGTGGCCGTCCTGTTGTACGTGTCGGAGGCGATCTGTACGGCGAGTACGACCGCCGGGATGGCGATTGCTGCGATGGCGAGTAGCATCATCGTCGACAGCGGACCGGCCGTCATCGCGGAGGCGACGTTCGATGGGGCCATCGACGCAGCGAACGATCCCGACTGGATGGCAAAGAGCGCAGCGACGAGGTAGAAGAACCCGACGCCAGCCGTCACACCGCCGAGGACGGCGAGTCGCCGATCCGAGAAAACCGACGACCATCCGTAGACGACACGGAGGACGCCGGCGGCGAGCAGCACCATCGCGAACCCGCTCGTCAGGCTCATCAGGAGGAACTCCGGCCCCTGGACCGCGCCGAACCAGTTCATGTTGACCCCGAGCTGGGACCAGGCCCACGGAACGAGGCCACCCCCGACCACGGGCACGAAGGCCAGGATGATTCCGGCAATCCAGCGAGACGCCGCCGACCTCTCACGCTGCGCCGGCGTTCCGGCGAGCCACCCGTGGAGTCCGTTGTCGTCCAGATTGCCTTCCGCCACGAGGCGACTTACGTCTTCACGAACTGTGACGACGAGGAAGACCACACTCAAGACCACGAGCCCACCGACGAGAACGATGTCCCAGAACAGCGGCGATTGCAGTTGCGGATAGAGAACGGTGTTGACGACTCGGCCCGGGCGACCGAGGTCGTAGAGGATGTGGAGGAAGCTCGCGAGGAACGCGAGCGGTGCCAGGAACTCTCCGACGCGGGCGAAACCGAGGTAGCTATCGATCCGCAGGACCCGAATCGCTGCAGCGAGGAGGAGCGCGCCGATAGCGATCCCTGTCCACCAGCCGAACGCGCCGATGTCGAGCCCCCAGGGTACCCCTGCCGACGTCCCCCAGTTGCCGAGATTGGTCACGTGGCCGCCAGTCACCTCGATGAGCCACGCAGCGATGCCGACGACGGCGAGAATCGCCGTCACGATGACGATGCCGTAGAATCTGCTTCCTCGCCTCTCGAGTGGGGCGAGGAACCGGTCCATGTCCGTGGGGAGTTGCGTACTCATTGTTCGACCTCCGTCTCGACCGATTCAGGCGGGTGGTTCTCGATCTCGATCGCCGTTTCCGGATCCTTGAACGTGTCCGCGTCTTCGATCGGTCGTGCGTCCGCCGACGGCTCTTCGCCGAGATAGACGACGTTCGGCTTCGTCCCGCGGTCTTCCATCAGCTTGAACCGGGATTTCCCCTGGTTCTGGCGGAGATACCGCCGCGGTTCGCTGTTCGGGTCGTCCATGTCGCCGAACTTGATGGCATCTGCCGCACACGTCTCCGCACAGGCGGTCGTTCCCCGTTTCGACTCGGAGTCCTGACGGTGGACACACAGCGTACACTTCCCCATGACGCCCCGTGGCTGGTTGCCGGAGGCGTTGGTCTGTCGAGGCGCTACCGGTTCGTCGTGGACGGGGTTTCTCCACGGCGTGGAGTCCGAATCCACCTCGTCCGCGAGGCTGCCGGAACCGTACCAGTCGGCCCCGGCGTTCTCGTTTGCGAACCCGTACTGTGCCTCCTCCGGGGAGCGGAACTGTGCGTAGTTCACGCCGTAGGGGCATCCGACCTCACAGTACCGGCAGCCGATACAGCGGTCGTAGTCGGTGAGGACGATACCGTCTTCCTCCCGTTTGAACCGCGCACCGGTCGGACACACGTCCGCACAGGACGGTTCCGAGCAGTGCTGGCACGGGCGGGGCATAAACTCCTGGTCGACGTCGGGGTACTCGCCCTCCTCGTACCGGAAGACGTGCATCCAGAACGCCCCTCGTGGGGTGTTGTTTTCGACTTTGCAGGCTTCGACGCACGCCCGACAGCCGAAACAGGCGTCCGTGTCGATGACCATTCCGAGTTGCGTCATTAGCTGTCACCTCCCTTTTTCGTCACCTTCGTCATCACGTGGAACGAATGACCGTTGTCGAGAGCGATGTAGCCCGGCCCGTTCGGGAACGCCGAGTTGACGTTCGGGCCTTCGTCGAGTGCCTCGCTCGTCGGGTCTTTCCACGTACCGTGGTGGGCGGGGACGTCGATGACGCCCGGCTTCATTCCCTCCATCACCATGGCGAGGCCTTCTATCTGATAGGTTTCGCCGGTCTGTGCGTTGTGGCTCTCGACGACGACTTCGTCACCGTCCTCGATACCGAGGTCCTCGGCATCCGAGGCGTTCATGCGGATGTGACTTCGCGGCGTGATCTCGTTGAGGAGCTTGTTGTTCGCCGTCCGGGACTGCTTTTGCTCGATCTGGTGGGCGCTGATCATCGAGAACTCGTACTCGTCGGGCGACTGCCACATCGTCGGCTCCCGCCAGGTCGGGAAGGCGTTGTAGTCCTGGAGGTACGGGAAGTCGCTCTCGTCGTACCCCTCCTGGGCCATGAGTTCCTCGACGCGCTCACCCATCTTCAGCAGCGTTTCGCTGTAGAAGTCGTGTTTGACCGCGTACGGGTTGTACTCGCCCCACTCCTCGCGGTCGCCCCACGTGTACGCGTACCGATTGCCGTCGCCGACCTCCCACTCGTTGACGATGACGTTGCCCTCGCGGAACCACTCCAGGCTCTTGCCCTTGCTCTTCGCCCAGCGGTCCAGCCCTTCTTCGAGGAAGGTGTGTGGTTCCTCGAAGAGGTCCTGATCGTCGACGGGGTCGAAGGCGTAGTCGGTCCCGTCGATACCGAGTTCGTCGTTGATGTCGGCGAGGTACTCCTCCTCCGCGTCGACCGCCGCCGCCATCTGAATGAAGATTTCGGCGTCGGGCAACGAGTTCCACATCGGCTCCATCGCCGGGAACCGGATGTGGCTGATGTCCCTGTAGCCGTCCCAGCCGCCGGTCGGCCCCTGTAGCTTGTCAGCCGTCGCCGCGGGCAACACGTAATCGGCCCCGACGTCCGCGGTCTCGCTCATGAACGGATCGACCACGATGACCGTGTCGAGTTTGCTGTAGGCCTCGATCTGCGATTGCGTGTTCGGCCCCGACATCACCGGATTCGCCATCTGGACGACGAAGGCCATCTCCTCCGGGCCGTAGGGCAGGTTATACTTATCGGGGTTGTTGAGACTGACCGGCGTCTGCGTGTACCCACCCGAGTCGATGGGGTGGAACATGCTGCCACCGAGCGACGGACCGTCGGGCTCCGGCGTGATCTTCTCCGGGTTGTAGGCCAGATCGCGGAAGTCGGCGCGGTAGTCCTTGGGACCGTCGTATTTCGCCTTCCGGACGCGCGTCGAACCGACCGCGTCGACGGCACCGACGAGCATGCTCGCGTGGTACTGGGCTATCGTCGCCATCACGCCCTGCTCTTCCTGAGCCACGTGGTACCCGTGGACGCCGACCGGTCGGTAGGGGAGTTCTTCGCCGTCGATCTCCACTGTTGCGCCGATCTGTGCGGTTTCGCCCCACTCGATGGCGATTCGCTCGATGTCCTCGGCGGTGATGCCGGGCGTATCGTCGAGGTCTTTCCGGTTGACGATGGCCTCTGCCCATTCGGGGGTGTACTCCTCGATGTGTTCCGTGTACAGCTGGAAGGCGGGTTTCGCCTCGACGCCGTCCACCGTGACGGAACCGGTGAGTGCCGGATCGTCGGCCTCTTCGTGGGGAACCGGCTCGCCAGCCGCTTCGTCCCACACCAGTTCGCCGCGTGGCCACTTCCACGACTCCGCCGGGTCTTCGGCGTCCGCAGCACGCAGGATTTCGCCCTCCCCGTCGCCTTCAGTCGCCACCAGGCACGGCGCGTTCGTCGAACGGGTGAGGTACTCTTCGTCGATGTACCCCTCGCGGACGAGGACGTGGTTGAACGCACTCCAGAACGCGAGGTCCGTCCCGGGTTCGATCGGAAGCCACTCGTCGGCGTACGACCCCGCGGACCGCCGCTGCGGGTCGACCGAGACGACGCGCATGCCCTGATCGTTCCGGGCCTGCGAGATCTGGCGGGGCCACGAGAGCGCACAGTGGTGGGCGCCGCCGCCGCGGGTGATGTTGTGTCCCCACGCGATCATCATCTCGCAGTTCTCGAAGTCGGTCTCCGAGACGCCGTGGGTTCCGAAGGTGAGTTCCTGACCCCGGTAGCCCGAATCGGAACAGGTCGCGCCGTGGCCGTACTTCTCCATCGATCCGTACTTGTTACTCGCTCCGGTCACCCACGCGTCTTCCTGCCACTGTGGCGATTTCTTCCGGCCGACCTGGAAGACGACCCGCCGGGGGTCGTCTTCGAGTTTCGCTTTCAGGTCGTCGCCGATTTCGGCCATCGCCTGGTCCCAGGAAATCTCCTCCCACTCGCCGTGCTGGCCCTTCTCGTTCGTTCGCTTCAACGGAGCCTTCACGCGGTACGGGTCGTAGATCTGGGAGATCTGGGCCTGACCTTTCGGACAGAGGCCGCCTCCGGTGCGTGGTTCCTCCGGGTTGCCCTCGAACTTCACCACGCGGTCGCCGACCTTGTGGGCGGTCGCCGAGCAGTCCATCTTGCCGATCCAGCAGGCGGTCGGGACTGTGTCTTCCGAGAGTTGGGCCGCCGTGGCATCCGCGTTCAGGCTGCCGAGTTTCGTGGATGTGCCGCCGAGACCGATGCCGGCGGCGGCAACTCCACCGGCCTTCAATGCGTCACGTCGTGTGAGGTCGTGTCCGTCGTCGTTTTCGTCACTCATCGTCGAATCCCTCCGGTTTGGAGTTTCGTTCGTCGCGACCGAACTCGCGCACGACTGCTTCGTGGTGTTTTTCGTGGAACTTCTCGCGTGAGAGTTCCCCGTTCGCTACCCGACGTGCGTCTTTCGCCAGTCGCTTCCCGAGTTCCGTATCGAACGGTACGTCACCGAGAATCGCCTCGGCACGCTCTTCGACGTCGTCTTCGAATATGTCGTGGGCCCCGCTTTTGTTGTACACAATTACACCCCCTACTTCACTCGAATACAGACATCTGAGGGGGATATCCCTTCCAGTCAACATCTGAACGGGTTTATAGGGAGACGAAATAGCGAAGGGAGTATGTTACGAGAGCTACATCAGACGATGGTTCGACGCCTGTCAGTGATGCGAGTTGACGTAGAGCTACACCACAATACCGCCCCGAACGTCTGATTCTGGTGGCCGTGCCACGATCCATCGACGCCACGAACTCGCCCGTTGGTAACTGCGTTTTCTCACTTCCGGGCGGGGTGTCGGTGGTCCGACGCAGTTGTCGGGCGATCGTGTGGACGACGGATAGCGTCGGCGTGAGACGTTGTAGCGGGCGATCGAAACTCGGTCCCAGAGTGGTGGCCGTTATTCCTCACACACTTCTCGAAAGGCGGATTCGCTGACCTGTGTTCCACACAGATAACAGCCATTCGCGAGCATGTCCGCTCGAATCACCGCGTCCACGATCGGTGACATTTCACAGGCCGGGCACGTGAACCGAAACATCGTCTCCGTCCCGGCTTTCCCACTCATTTCC
The Salinilacihabitans rarus DNA segment above includes these coding regions:
- a CDS encoding AAA family ATPase, which gives rise to MSERTRLVVVCGLPGTGKTTVARTVGERLGATLLRTDVVRKDLFPEPLYADAETRATYDAVFERASDALDRGRPVVLDGTFRRAPLRRRARALAAGADAAFDLVRVTCAEDVVRERIAAREGDESDADFEVHRLLRAEFERPAIDHHVVDNSGTEAETRRQVESLL
- a CDS encoding TorD/DmsD family molecular chaperone, whose protein sequence is MTAITTTATARVYRTLGEVYLEPPTADQLDALGEWADAWLTHADGTLPANVESPLETIRETDRDDVEDVSPAFPRLFRGLSEASPDPPYESLYREGTIYGASTTAVRNEYREAGLDITDDDEHEPADHVGIELQFLGELRAREASGDVESVERQRTFIRDHLEQWFGEFKAAVLQSNPPEHYAAVVRLTDAVLSAESERLEVVVTETA
- the nrfD gene encoding NrfD/PsrC family molybdoenzyme membrane anchor subunit; amino-acid sequence: MSTQLPTDMDRFLAPLERRGSRFYGIVIVTAILAVVGIAAWLIEVTGGHVTNLGNWGTSAGVPWGLDIGAFGWWTGIAIGALLLAAAIRVLRIDSYLGFARVGEFLAPLAFLASFLHILYDLGRPGRVVNTVLYPQLQSPLFWDIVLVGGLVVLSVVFLVVTVREDVSRLVAEGNLDDNGLHGWLAGTPAQRERSAASRWIAGIILAFVPVVGGGLVPWAWSQLGVNMNWFGAVQGPEFLLMSLTSGFAMVLLAAGVLRVVYGWSSVFSDRRLAVLGGVTAGVGFFYLVAALFAIQSGSFAASMAPSNVASAMTAGPLSTMMLLAIAAIAIPAVVLAVQIASDTYNRTATLLSSVVLLVGILGMETVLVVGGLTYPEMLYPVSEYVPSLAEWAHVIGTVSLVVLGFVVLSKLLPLVPVGTVEQAGE
- a CDS encoding 4Fe-4S dicluster domain-containing protein, encoding MTQLGMVIDTDACFGCRACVEACKVENNTPRGAFWMHVFRYEEGEYPDVDQEFMPRPCQHCSEPSCADVCPTGARFKREEDGIVLTDYDRCIGCRYCEVGCPYGVNYAQFRSPEEAQYGFANENAGADWYGSGSLADEVDSDSTPWRNPVHDEPVAPRQTNASGNQPRGVMGKCTLCVHRQDSESKRGTTACAETCAADAIKFGDMDDPNSEPRRYLRQNQGKSRFKLMEDRGTKPNVVYLGEEPSADARPIEDADTFKDPETAIEIENHPPESVETEVEQ
- a CDS encoding molybdopterin-containing oxidoreductase family protein — its product is MSDENDDGHDLTRRDALKAGGVAAAGIGLGGTSTKLGSLNADATAAQLSEDTVPTACWIGKMDCSATAHKVGDRVVKFEGNPEEPRTGGGLCPKGQAQISQIYDPYRVKAPLKRTNEKGQHGEWEEISWDQAMAEIGDDLKAKLEDDPRRVVFQVGRKKSPQWQEDAWVTGASNKYGSMEKYGHGATCSDSGYRGQELTFGTHGVSETDFENCEMMIAWGHNITRGGGAHHCALSWPRQISQARNDQGMRVVSVDPQRRSAGSYADEWLPIEPGTDLAFWSAFNHVLVREGYIDEEYLTRSTNAPCLVATEGDGEGEILRAADAEDPAESWKWPRGELVWDEAAGEPVPHEEADDPALTGSVTVDGVEAKPAFQLYTEHIEEYTPEWAEAIVNRKDLDDTPGITAEDIERIAIEWGETAQIGATVEIDGEELPYRPVGVHGYHVAQEEQGVMATIAQYHASMLVGAVDAVGSTRVRKAKYDGPKDYRADFRDLAYNPEKITPEPDGPSLGGSMFHPIDSGGYTQTPVSLNNPDKYNLPYGPEEMAFVVQMANPVMSGPNTQSQIEAYSKLDTVIVVDPFMSETADVGADYVLPAATADKLQGPTGGWDGYRDISHIRFPAMEPMWNSLPDAEIFIQMAAAVDAEEEYLADINDELGIDGTDYAFDPVDDQDLFEEPHTFLEEGLDRWAKSKGKSLEWFREGNVIVNEWEVGDGNRYAYTWGDREEWGEYNPYAVKHDFYSETLLKMGERVEELMAQEGYDESDFPYLQDYNAFPTWREPTMWQSPDEYEFSMISAHQIEQKQSRTANNKLLNEITPRSHIRMNASDAEDLGIEDGDEVVVESHNAQTGETYQIEGLAMVMEGMKPGVIDVPAHHGTWKDPTSEALDEGPNVNSAFPNGPGYIALDNGHSFHVMTKVTKKGGDS
- a CDS encoding 4Fe-4S ferredoxin N-terminal domain-containing protein, whose product is MFEDDVEERAEAILGDVPFDTELGKRLAKDARRVANGELSREKFHEKHHEAVVREFGRDERNSKPEGFDDE
- a CDS encoding DUF7560 family zinc ribbon protein, which translates into the protein MSGKAGTETMFRFTCPACEMSPIVDAVIRADMLANGCYLCGTQVSESAFREVCEE